From a region of the Streptomyces venezuelae genome:
- a CDS encoding ABC transporter ATP-binding protein, whose protein sequence is MSLTATRVPPPTLRTTTGREATRWVTAHCREVPWLTLATVFTTVAGAALQVLPLLLLGRVVDGVVAGGPRSVLVTTGVLMVAAALLGAAATALSTYLIGRLGADLLARLREGAVRAVLGMPSARVEQVGRGDVLSRVGDDVAVLSKGIRTAVPTVFSAGVLVAIATIGMFGLDWRLGLAGACALPAYGLALRWYLPRSAPLYQKQRAAQADRAQALISGLNGIDTVRAYRLEGAVREKVTQESWRVRDLGIEVFRLFGRFVGRENRAEFIGLVLIIVVGYALLEADAASLGEVSAAPLLFHRLFTPLGSIMFTFDEAQKSGASLTRLVGVLEEDAEDRLVGALAGAVDGPPPVAVEVAGLTFRYPGSEEPVVRDVDLTIPAGTSLALVGATGAGKSTLAALIAGIGTPQSGSVRIGSTDLAGLDEAGARALVSILTQETHVFSGPLAEDLRLAAPEATDAQLTDALRTVGADGWVEALSDGLNTPVGEGGERLDGTKVAHIALARLVLGRTPVVVLDESTAEAGSEGAADLERAVLAACAGRTTLFVAHRLTQAMAADRIAVLDAGRVVEQGTHEELVAQGGRYARLWRAWREGS, encoded by the coding sequence GTGAGCCTCACCGCCACGCGCGTCCCCCCGCCGACCCTGCGCACGACGACCGGACGCGAGGCCACCCGCTGGGTCACCGCGCACTGCCGCGAGGTCCCGTGGCTGACCCTCGCCACCGTGTTCACCACGGTGGCGGGGGCAGCCCTCCAGGTGCTCCCGCTGCTCCTGCTCGGCCGGGTCGTCGACGGGGTGGTCGCGGGCGGACCGCGCTCGGTCCTGGTCACGACCGGGGTGTTGATGGTGGCCGCCGCGCTCCTCGGCGCGGCGGCCACCGCCCTGTCGACGTACCTCATCGGGCGCCTCGGCGCGGACCTGCTCGCCCGGCTGCGCGAAGGCGCCGTCCGGGCCGTCCTCGGGATGCCGAGCGCCCGGGTCGAGCAGGTCGGCCGGGGCGACGTGCTCTCCCGGGTCGGCGACGACGTGGCCGTGCTCTCCAAGGGCATCAGGACGGCCGTCCCCACCGTGTTCTCGGCGGGGGTGCTGGTCGCCATCGCCACCATCGGCATGTTCGGCCTGGACTGGCGGCTCGGTCTGGCCGGCGCCTGCGCACTGCCCGCCTACGGGCTGGCCCTGCGCTGGTACCTGCCGCGCTCCGCCCCGCTCTACCAGAAGCAGCGGGCGGCCCAGGCCGACCGCGCCCAGGCCCTGATCAGCGGACTGAACGGGATAGACACGGTCCGGGCGTACCGCCTCGAAGGGGCCGTCCGCGAGAAGGTCACCCAGGAGTCGTGGCGGGTACGCGACCTCGGCATCGAGGTGTTCCGGCTCTTCGGCCGGTTCGTCGGCAGGGAGAACCGCGCCGAGTTCATCGGTCTGGTCCTGATCATCGTGGTCGGGTACGCCCTCCTGGAGGCCGACGCCGCCAGCCTCGGCGAGGTCTCCGCGGCCCCGCTGCTGTTCCACCGGCTCTTCACCCCGCTGGGCTCCATCATGTTCACCTTCGACGAGGCCCAGAAGTCGGGCGCGAGCCTGACCCGCCTGGTCGGAGTACTGGAGGAGGACGCGGAGGACCGGCTGGTGGGCGCCCTGGCGGGGGCGGTGGACGGACCGCCCCCGGTGGCCGTCGAGGTGGCGGGACTGACCTTCCGCTACCCCGGCTCCGAGGAGCCCGTCGTCCGGGACGTCGACCTGACGATCCCGGCCGGCACCTCGCTCGCCCTGGTCGGGGCCACGGGCGCGGGCAAGTCCACCCTGGCCGCGCTGATCGCGGGCATCGGCACCCCGCAGAGCGGATCCGTACGGATCGGGTCCACCGACCTCGCCGGTCTCGACGAGGCCGGGGCACGAGCCCTGGTCAGCATCCTGACGCAGGAGACACACGTCTTCTCCGGACCGCTCGCCGAGGACCTGCGCCTGGCCGCGCCGGAAGCGACCGACGCCCAGCTGACGGACGCCCTGCGGACGGTCGGCGCCGACGGATGGGTCGAGGCGCTCTCCGACGGGCTGAACACCCCGGTCGGCGAGGGCGGCGAACGCCTCGACGGGACCAAGGTCGCCCACATCGCCCTGGCCCGGCTCGTGCTGGGCCGCACCCCCGTCGTGGTGCTCGACGAGTCCACGGCGGAGGCGGGCAGCGAGGGCGCGGCCGACCTGGAACGGGCCGTGCTCGCGGCGTGCGCGGGCCGGACCACGCTGTTCGTGGCACACCGGCTGACCCAGGCGATGGCGGCGGACCGGATCGCCGTACTGGACGCGGGACGTGTCGTGGAGCAGGGGACGCACGAGGAGCTGGTGGCCCAGGGCGGCCGCTACGCACGACTGTGGCGGGCCTGGCGCGAAGGCAGCTAG
- a CDS encoding iron-siderophore ABC transporter substrate-binding protein, with product MLFHRSTRMKPWQRLAAGVSAAALGVGLLAGCGSDSADQADKKSDNAPAAGGTFPVTVEHAFGSTKVEKAPKRVVSVGYTDDQAILAFGIKPVGMVDQYPNPPGTSPDINTQWPWVKEKWGDTRPEVVMNNGDAGPNYEKIAALRPDLIIAVYSEIDQAGYEKLSKIAPTVGRTKAEKEPFSAPWQDNAVHIGKALGQEAKGTELVKGIQDKLDAAKKAHPEFANQTAVPLSWYKDSVAPFTTTDVRGRLVTGIGYKGQTEIDKIADGKFYTTLSPERMDLVDVDRIFVIADKADQEALKKFQLFTNLNAVKNGKVSYLLDSEGPAVGAAMSQGTLLSLPYAIDELVKSAGQV from the coding sequence ATGCTTTTCCATCGATCGACACGTATGAAGCCCTGGCAGCGGTTGGCGGCCGGGGTCTCTGCCGCGGCCCTCGGTGTCGGCCTGCTGGCCGGATGCGGTTCCGATTCGGCGGACCAGGCCGACAAGAAGAGCGACAACGCCCCGGCCGCCGGGGGCACCTTTCCGGTCACCGTGGAGCACGCCTTCGGATCCACCAAGGTGGAGAAGGCTCCCAAGCGGGTCGTCTCGGTCGGCTACACGGACGACCAGGCCATCCTGGCGTTCGGCATCAAGCCGGTCGGCATGGTCGACCAGTACCCCAACCCGCCGGGCACCTCACCCGACATCAACACCCAGTGGCCGTGGGTGAAGGAGAAGTGGGGAGACACCCGCCCCGAGGTCGTCATGAACAACGGCGACGCCGGCCCGAACTACGAGAAGATCGCGGCCCTGCGGCCCGACCTGATCATCGCCGTGTACTCCGAGATCGACCAGGCCGGCTACGAGAAGCTCTCCAAGATCGCCCCCACCGTGGGCCGCACCAAGGCCGAGAAGGAGCCGTTCAGCGCCCCCTGGCAGGACAACGCCGTCCACATCGGCAAGGCGCTCGGCCAGGAGGCCAAGGGCACCGAACTGGTGAAGGGCATCCAGGACAAGCTCGACGCGGCCAAGAAGGCCCACCCCGAGTTCGCGAACCAGACCGCCGTCCCGCTGTCCTGGTACAAGGACTCGGTGGCCCCCTTCACCACCACCGACGTCCGCGGCCGGCTGGTCACGGGCATCGGCTACAAGGGCCAGACCGAGATCGACAAGATCGCGGACGGCAAGTTCTACACCACGCTCTCCCCGGAGCGCATGGACCTCGTCGACGTCGACCGCATCTTCGTCATCGCCGACAAGGCGGACCAGGAAGCCCTGAAGAAGTTCCAGCTGTTCACCAACCTGAACGCGGTCAAGAACGGCAAGGTCTCCTACCTCCTCGACAGCGAGGGCCCGGCCGTCGGCGCGGCCATGTCCCAGGGCACCCTGCTCTCCCTGCCGTACGCCATCGACGAGCTCGTCAAGTCGGCCGGTCAGGTGTGA